ATGAAGTCGAGGGCGAAGCGATTGTGTCCTTCGATGCCCGTAGCCACCGCGAACACGTTTGGGTCGAAGATGATGTCGTGCGGCGAAAAGCCAGCCTTTTCCGTGAGCAAGGAGTACGCACGCTTGCAGATCTCGAACTTGCGGTCCGCGCTCTCCGCTTGGCCCGTCTCGTCGAAGGCCATCACCACCACGCCCGCGCCGTAACGCCGCACCTTCTTGGCCTTGTCCAGGAAGTCTGCCTCGCCTTCCTTCAAACTGATGGAGTTGACGATGGCCTTGCCCTGGACGTTCTTCAGCCCTTGCTCGATCACGCTCCACTTGGAGCTGTCGATCATGATCGGCACCCGGGAAATCTCGGGCTCGCTGGCCACTAGGCGCAGGAACGTCTCCATGGCCGCCTCGGAGTCGAGCATGGCCTCGTCCATGTTGATGTCGATGACGTTCGCGCCACCCCGCACTTGGTCCAGAGCCACTTCGAGCGCCGTGTTGTAGTCGCCCTCTTTCACCAGCCGGGCAAAGCGCCGACTACCGGTGACGTTGGTACGCTCACCCACCATGATGAAGTTGCTGTTACGGTCGATGGTCAGGGTTTCGAGCCCGGAATAGCGGGTCACCGCGGGCAACTCCGGCACCGCGCGCGGCTCGACGCCGCGGACCTGTTCGGCAATGGCACGAATGTGCGCCGGAGTAGTGCCGCAGCAGCCGCCTACGATGTTGACCAGGCCGTCCGTGGCGAACTGCTTGAGCAGCGAGCCCGTATCGTCTGGCGCCTCGTCGTACTCCCCGAAGGCGTTGGGCAAGCCCGCGTTGGGGTAGCAAGACGTGAGTACGTCGGCGATGCGATTCAGCTCCTCCATGTAGGGGCGCATCTCGCGCGCACCCAGCGCACAGTTGATCCCAACTGAGATGGGCCGTGCATGGCGCACGCTGGTCCAGAAGGCGTCCAGCGTCTGCCCCGACAAGGTACGCCCGCTCTTGTCGGTAATGGTCACGCTGAGCATGACCGGGAGCACGACGCCCTTCTCCTCGAACACCTCTTCGATGGCGACGATGGCTGCCTTCAGGTTCAGCGTGTCGAAGACCGTCTCGGGCAACAGGATGTCGACTCCGCCGTCGATCAAGCCACGCACCTGCTCGGCGTAGGCATCGCGCACTTGGTCGAAGCTGACGGCGCGAAAGCCCGGGTCTTCCACCTTCGGCGACATGCTCAGGGCGCGGTTGGTCGGACCGATGGCGCCCGCGACGAAGCGCCGCTTGTCTGGCGTCTGGTCACTGTAACGGTCCGCGACCTTGCGCGCGAGACGCGCGGACTCGAGGTTGATGTCGTAGGCGAGCGACTCCAGATCGTAGTCGGCCTGAGCGATGCGCGTAGCACTGAAGGTATTGGTCTCGATGATGTCGGCACCCGCCTCCAGATAGTCGGCGTGGATGCGCTCGATGACGTCAGGACGACTCAGGGCAATCAAATCGTTGTTGCCTTTCAGGTCTTTGCCATGATTCGCGAGTCGCTCACCGCGGAAGTCCGCCTCGGTCAGCTTGTAGCCCTGGATGGCTGTGCCCATCGCGCCATCAATCACCAGAATGCGCTGACGGGCGGCGGCTTGAAGCAGTTCGTGAATGTTGGGTCGACTCATGAGCGAGTTCCGTTTCCGTTCTTGGCTGAGCGATGTGGTGACGCCGCCGACGGCTTGTCGGCGTAGGCGGTGATGACTTCGAAATAGGGCTTCTTGCGTTCGCGGGAGGTGACCCTGCAGGTATGCACGCCGAGGCCAGCGCCGACGAGCATGTCGCCTAGCACTGCCTCGGAAAAGCCCGCGTGCTGATGACCGTAGGCCTCCGTGACGCCGAGGTGGGAGTGCGCTGCCAAGGTAGTCAGCACCAGGCGTCCGCCAGGTCGCAGCACCCGAGCCGCCTCGGACAGCGCGCGCGCAGGCTCGTCCACGTAGGTGAGCACGCTGGAGCAGAGCACGTGATCGAAGCTCTCGCGCTCGAACGGGAGTTCAACCAAGTCACCCACCACCAACCGCACGCCGCGCTGCCCTTTGAACCGACGTTTGGCGGCAGCCACCATCTTCTCGCTGCGGTCCAGGCAGGTGACGCTTCGACACCGCGGAAGCAGAAGCTGAGCGATGGCGCCATCGCCCGCACCGAGATCGAGGAGATCGCCCAGGCTGACGAACCCGAGCAAGGCGTGCGCCGTGGCTTCCCAGGTTCGACCTGGAGAGTAGTGACGCTCCATCTCACCGGCGATCGAGTCGGGCCAGGATCCGGTCTCGCGCGCCTTGCGCAACAGCTCGCAGCGAGTTCGATCGGCATCCAGCACTGCGTCCTGGGTCGCGTCCTGCACCAAGCCCCACACCTGGCGCGCCTCACTGGGCATGGCGGCATCGTTCAGCGCGTAGAAGGTGGACGCGCCGACTCGGCGATCGCGCAGCATGCCCGCCTCGCGCAGTCGACCCAGGTGCGTCGAGACACGAGACTGCGGCAACTCCGTGATGTTGGTGAGTTCGGCCACGGTCAGCTCCTCTCGACTGAGCAGCGCCAACAGCCGCACGCGGGTGGTGTCCCCGAGTAGGTGAAGGAGGCTGACGGTTTGGTCGACGCTGGCCATATCCGACTATCAGGATATGCGGATAGTTCCACCCGCCCATCCCGTCAAGGCTCGGCGCCTAACTCCACAGGGAGGCTACATATTTCGCGAGGGTGCGCTCGAAAATACCAGCTCGCCCGGCCGGGCCGGCCGTGGCAATAGGAGGGTCGATGGCCGAGGACCAGGACGGCAACCTCCGCATCCCCGAAAGCCTGTGGGAGCAGTTGGTGACCCTCGCGAAGGATCGCGGGACCGATCCCTACTCGCTCGCGCTGCTCTGGTTGGCAGACGCGGTGGCGGGCAGCGATCCCGAGCCGTCGCCGCGCGCGGTCCCGTCGAGTAGCGCGCCCGCCTCGGCGCCTCGGCGGGTGACCGTGGCCATTGGCAACGTGGAGTACGTGGTGAGCACGAGCCGGTTCATCATCGGACGCGGCTCGAGTTGCGATCTTTCCCTGGACGACGAGGCCGTCGATGCGCAGCACGCCAGCGTGGAGCTGGAGGACGGCATGCCACACCTCTGGGACCTCGGCAGCAAGAGCGGCGTCTACTACGGGAGCCAACGCGTTCGCCGCAAAGCCATCGCCGATCGCGACCGCTTTCGCCTCGGGTCCACCGAAATCGAGTTCCGAGTGCGATAGCCTGTGCTCCGCGCCCGAGCTCGACGGCCCTACTCACAGCGCGCAGAGCCGACGACGAGTTCGCTCTGCTTGCTGTCAGTGGAAAACCACGATGCGATCGCGACGAACCGACCCGCCGCATCCGTTTCCAACACGGTCAGTCGACTCGAGCCCTCGCCCTCGATCTCCAGTCCGTCTCGCTGGTTGCCGTCAGCGTCGAGGACGCGGAGTTCGGCCAGCGAGGGCCCCGGCAGCGCCGACCACGCCGCGCCCACGAGCAAGCCGCCTTCGAGGGGACGCACACGCGCCGGTCCACCGGAGTTGCTTCGCAAAGGATAGTCCCGAGCCCACGCCACCTCACCGCTGGGCTGCAATCGCCAGAATCGGTTCTGCACCGTGCTGGCCGAATAGCCGACGAAGGCCATGCCGCCGCCGCCCAATAGCGTGCCGTCGTTGACGAGCTGCTGGTTGTCCTGCCCGTCGTCGAGGGAGCGCGTCCACTGCACCGCGCCACTAGCCCCGAGCGACACGACACGGACGGAGCTCCCGGCGATCCCAGGCGCATCCAAGGTGCCGCCCGCAATGACGCCGCCGGCGTTCGGAAGCAGAACGAACTCGCCGCCTCGCTCGTAGCGAGCCGAATCCTCGAACTTCCAGCGCTGGGACCCGTCTGGCTCCAGCGCAGTGAGTACCAACGGCCCGCCGTCGCCATCGAGCCAGCGCTGGATGCCGTACACCACGCCACCGTCCGGCAGGGCCACTGCGTCTACGACTCGTATTGGCTGCTTGCCCGGCGGGTCGATCACTTGTCGCCAGAGCTCATTGCCGGCGGCATCGACGCGACTCAGGTACGCGCCCCCCACGGAAGACGGGTAGTGAGCCAGCGTGCCGAAGACGTAGACGCCGTTCGGCGCTGGAAGCACGCGCTCCACGGACAGGTCCGCGTCCATCTCGATCGTGTGCTCGGCGACCGTGGCTGCTTCCTCGCCCAAGAAGGTGAGCTTCACCCTCGTGCTCACGGAACTGGCCACGGCCAGCAAGTTCCCGGTCCGAACCATGAGCGGGGTGCGTCCCTCGAGCTGACGGTCCCACACCAGCTCGCCCGAGGGCGTCCAAGACGAGACGATCGTGGTCTCCAGGTTGCCCTCGAAACCAGAGCCCGCGACGACGATCGCGTCAGCCGTCCAGGCGAGGGACTGCAGCAGCATCGCATCGAAACGCTGCTGCCACGCCACTTGCAGCTTGCAGCTAGTGGCTGGAGCGGCCGCAGGAGGCTCGTCGAGTTCCAGTGCGGAGCGGCTGCCACACGACGTCGTTGCGGCTAGCAGCAGCAACGACGTCATGGCCACGACGTTCGCCACGCGGTTGCGGCAATTCGAAGCCAACGGGATCTCGAAAGCTGGCATGGCGCTCGACTTCACACCGACAACTCGACGGGCGATAGTGACTTGAAGTCGCGCGTGCCCAGGCCGCGCGCTTGCGCCAGATCCAGCCAACCGAGCTTCCGACGCGGTTTGATCAGCGTCGAGGCCCAGGCATCGATCGCCACCGGGTCGACGCTCACCGCCACCGTGTCGAAGCTGCGCACGTCGTCGAGGTTTCCGCCGCCAGGACCGTTGCGCATCAAGGCGCGAGTCGCGTCGACCACCGTCAGCGTTGGCCGCATCATTTCAGCCAAGCCCGCGACGGCCTCGTCGATGCGCTTGTGTAGCTTCGGGCGCATGCCGCCGATGGCGCCGAACCACGCCTTCATGCCGATGGTCGTTCCGGCCAAGCCATGGTGCTTCACGATCGGCACGTTGATGATCTTGTCCGCCTGCACGTAGGGCTCGAGCACGGGCCACGTGCCCCAGCCAGGCAGCGTGGTATTCACGAAGTCACGCTCGGCGGGCGTCACTACGGTGGCGCCTGCTTCCCGGGCCGCTCGACGGATGCCGGACTTGTCGAAGGCCGCGTCCAGGTTCTTCACCGGACCATCGCTGACGATGACTTCGCGCGCTCCGGCCGCGAGGCACTCCCGCACTACCGTGGCCACGACCACCGGAGAAGTGGTGACGGCGTAGTGCTCGCCCAAGTCGAAGCCGATGTTCGGCTTGACCACGACGCGATCGCCCTTCGCGACGAACCGCTTCATGCCGCCCATCCGCTCCAGCGCTGCGAGAGTGTTCTTGGCCGCGTCCTTGCCGCGCGCGATCACGAATCTCGGCAGCGTCGCAGCGAACTCGACACGGTGATCCGGCATCGGCTGCGGCGGGCCGTTGGGCGTGCGCAGGATGTAGCCGCGATCCCGCAGCTCCTTCAGCACGTAGGTACCACCACCAATCGCCGTCGCACCGACCAGCGCGCCGCCCCATTTGATCACGCGACGCCGGCTGGGCTTCGAATCCTCGCTCATCCCGGCGCAACCTCCGACAACGCGACGCTCATGAACGGACGATAGCACGGGGCTCGACCAAGCCAACACTGACGCGTGCGGGCCAACGGACGACGGACACACACGTTGGTTCCCCAACAGGAGATTCACGGGGAGGCCGGAAGTGCGGAAGGGATTGGCGAATCAGCCCTTCCGCTCTCTTCCGTCCTTCCGATCTTCCTGTGCCCTCTTCTCGAGCACTCAGAAGATCGCAGCTACGCCGACTTCGAAACCACTGCGCGACGCTGCAAGACGCGGGACCACGCGTTGCGCGGTGCGCGGCGAGCCGTCGCTTGGCTCCTCGTGATACGCGATCACCGCTGCGTCGAGGGTCATGGCCGTCACGGCGCCGACGGTCCCGCCGATCACCGTGCCTGCCACAGTCGCGAACACGCAGCCAAAGTCATCGCGGTGGCAACCTGAGATCCCGGGTGCCACGAAGCCTCCGACCAATCCCCCACCCACGGGCAACCCAAGCCGCAAACCGATGCTCGTCGTCGAGTGATCGCGCTCGTCGTTCCCGACGTGCACGAACGGCGCCGCCAGCACGTAGCCACCGAAGCCGCCGATGAGGAACGCGGCAGACGTCTCGTCTCGGGTGAACGCTCCCGCCACGATGGAGCCGACGGACGCGACGTCCGCTACTATGATCTGCCAGCCATACCATTCGCGCTTCGGCGGCGGAGTCAGCCGCGCTTCGCTCTCGACTGTGATCGACGCGGGCTCTTGGATTTCCTGCGCTTGCGCGTGGAAGGACCAACTCGCGCACAGCAGCGCCCCACCCAACCAGCGTCGCATGGCCCCTCACGGAGCAAGAACTGCACCACACAAACAGCCCGACTACGCGACACGCGCGCCGCCTCGTGTTTGCGTTGCAGCGCGATCGCGTCGCGCAGCGCGGGACGCGCGCACCGCGTCGCCGCGCGACGAGACCCAACCCCAATTAGGCCAACAAAGGCGAGCGACTATTGCTCGCCGGTGGGTGCCGGAATGCCCCCGGCTTCGCCGGTCGGCGCGGGAACACCTCCACCTTCGGCGCTCGGTGCAGGGAACCAACCTGCGGGAGGCTGCCATCCTGCGGGCGGTTGCCAACCTGGAGGAGGTTGCATGCCTGCGGGCAAGCCCGGCCACTGATTCGGGGGGGGCTGTCCGCCGGCGGCGGGCGCGGGCTGACCAGGTGCGGGCGCGGGCTGACCGGGCGCGGGCGCGGGTTGCGCCATGGGCGGCTGTCCCGGAGGCGGAGGCTGACCGGGCGCCGGCGCATAGCCTTGAGGCGGCGGGGGCGGCGGCTGATTGCGGGGCGGGCCGCTGTCGACGTAGCAGCCGCTGGCGCACACGGCGCCGGTGAAAGCAGCAAGCGCCAAGAACTTTTCGCGATCGATCTTCATGGTCTGTCCTTTTGCGGTCGAGGCGTCGGCCTCAATCCTACCCTGGGCCTTCGTGCTGACTCGGCCCTTCGAGTATGGAACGGGCGACCCTTACATCGTCGAACGGATGAGACGTCGACCCGATCCATTGCACCTTCTCGTGTCCCTTGCCGGCGATGATGACGACACCCTTGTTCCACGTTCGTCCTAGGGAAATCGCCGCAGCGATGGCCTTGCGGCGGTCACCCTGGGCGACCACCCGAGGACGATCCAGTACCGCTGGATCCATACGACGAAGCGCTTCCAGATCTTCCTCGACGGCTCCTGCAGCCATGGCGCCCGCCGCGATCTGCGCCGTGATGTCGTCCGCGCTTTCGCTGCGCGGGTTGTCCGACGTGAGGATCGTCACGTGCGCCAAGCGCGCGGCGACTTCGCCCATTTGCGGGCGCTTCTCGCGATCGCGCTCGCCGCCGCAACCGAAAACGACGATGACCGGGGAAGCGCCGGCCAGCTGCCGCGCGACGGTGAGGGTGCGCTCGAGGGCGTCGGGCGTGTGTGCGTAGTCGACGACCACGGGTGGGTCCTGGCCGACGAGCTCGAATCGCCCCGGCACACCGGCGAAGCTGGCGAGCGCCGTGCCCAGGACTTCGCGCGAGTAGCCGAGTGCGCGCGCCGCGAGAGCAGCGGCCACGGCGTCTTCGGCAAAGTGATCGCCGTGCAGACGCAGGCTGTGGGCGAGCCCCAGATCGCGAGCCAGGGCACTGTCCTCGAGCCGAACGTGAGTTCCTTGCCAGGACACCTCGCTGCCAGCGATGCGCACGCAGTTCGCGTCCGCCTCGCGCCGAGAGAACCACTTCTTCTCCGCGCCCCCAGGTACTAGCTCGGCAATGAGTGCACCGGCTTCACCATCTCGGGGCAATACGGCAACCCCAGACGGATCCATGGTCGCAAATAGCTGCGCCTTGGCGGCCAGGTATTGCTCCGGGGACCCGTGGTAGTCGAGGTGATCGCGGGAGAAGCTGGTGAGCACGGCGACCTGCACCGGGTAGTGATGCGCAAAGCCCTCCGCCAGCGCTTTTGACGTGATCTCGAGGATCAAGGTGCGGGCGCCCGCGTCGCGAGCGCGCTCCAAGCAGCGGAAAAAGGCGTCGACGTCCGTTTGATCCGACAGCTGCTCGTCGTCGATCCAGCTACCCAAAGTGGTGACGCGCGCCGCGGGTTCACCGGCGCAGCGCACGACGTGCGCCAAGAGGGAAGTCGTCGTGGTCTTGCCGTTGGTCCCGGTGATGCCGACGACGCGCATGTGCCACTCGCGGAGGAAAGCTCAGAACCTGGGTGCGGGCGTAGCGCCAGCGCGCTTGATCGCATCGCTCAGGTCGCTGTTGCCGCGCAGGCACGAGTAGCAATCCCCCATGCCAAAGAAGCCGCATCCACGTCGTGCACTGAGCGCCTTGAGCTTGGTGCTGGCGCGCGCGTCCGCCTGCTTCGCCGCGCGCGCAATCACGGGTTTGATCGCTGCGCAGCCCCGCGCCTTGTTCAAGTCCAACACGACCAGCAGCGCCGGTGACGCCTTGGCGCGCAACGCAGCTCCCTCGAGCTGGGCTTTGGCAGCTTTGCTCACCACGGCGAGCTCTCCGCGTCCTCGGGTGCGCTGGTAGACCTCGTACACCAAGTCAGCGCCATTGGCGCCGAGGGACGCGACGCCCAGGTCGAGCGCCTGATTCACCGTGGCCGGCGTCTCGGCCGCACGCAAAACGTCCTTGAGCAACGCCGAGTCGTTGGCCAACGCGGGGTCCAGGGCGAGCGCCTTCTGATACGCCACTAGGCCGTCTTTGACGTGACCGCTCACCGCCAGGCCCCGGCCGAGCGCATACCATTCAGGCGCAGTCCGTTCAGTCTCGGGGCGCGCCTGCAACGCCGCGATGGCCTGGCGATCGCCGGTCTTGGCACGATCGATGTGTGCCTTGACGTTCGGCGGCGGGGCCACCCGGGCCGCAGTGGCGCTGCGCGCGTCACCCGCAGCCACGCGGCGCCCGGCAACTGCAGCGCTGACCACCAGAAAGAATCCGACCAGCAAGATCGCTGCGCCCGCCCCGATCAGACCGTAGAGCGGCACGGGGTGCCCACCGACGGGAATGCGTCGCGCAAGCGCGGGCATGCGTTGCAGCAGCGGCTCGAGGCTGGCCGCGATGCCACGACGTGCCGGCAGTGCCGCGGCGTGCACCGGAGGCCGCGCCAAGCTGAGCACGGTGTCGCCGTACTGCACGCTATGCGCAGCCGCGCTGGGCGGTGAAGGCGTCAAGGGTGGCATCGGTGGCGACACGGCGACGGGTTCCGGCGTCCCGAGCAACAGGCCGTCGATCCGCTGCACCAAATCCATCGCGCTGCCGATGCGCTGATCCGGATCCTTGAGGAGCAGCCGTGCCACCAGTGCCTGCACGGATGCTGGCACTGACGGGGGTAACGGCGCGGGCTCCATCGTCATCTGCCGCGTGAGCACCACGACCAGATCGTCGTCGTCGAAGGGAGTCTGACCGCAGAGCATCTCGTAGAGCATGATACCAAGGGTGTAGAGGTCCGAGCGCTGATCGACTGGGGTGCCCGCCGCCTGCTCCGGCGACATGTACTCCGGCGTCCCAAAGACGCTGCCGAGCTGCGTCAAGGCCGGGCCCTCGGCGTCGGTCGTGACCTTCGCGATGCCGAAGTCGAGCAGCTTCACGAAGTAGGGGTCACCTTCGCGCTCGATCAGCATCACGTTGTCAGGCTTCAGATCGCGGTGAACCACGTCGGCGGCATGCGCCGCAGCAAGCCCGTCGGCCATCTGCCGTGCAATGTGCAGCGCCAGAGGCACGGGCAGCACGCCGTGATCTTTGATCAACTGGCGCAAGCTGGTGCCCTCCACGTACTCCAGCACCAGATAGAACGCGCCGTCGGGAAGGCGCCCGAAATCCGTGGCGCCCGCAACGTTGGGATGCTCGATGCGTGCTGCAGCCACCGCCTCGCGCTCGAAACGCGCGACGACTTCGGGCAGGTACGTCATCTCGCGATGCAGCACCTTCACCGCGACGCTCTTCTTCATGTGGACGTGTTCGGCGCGGTACACCGCGCCCATGCCGCCGGTGCCCAAGAGCTCGTTCACGCGGTAGCGCTCGGCCAAGGTAGCGCCGACCAGCGCTTCGGCAGGGTCGAGTTCCGCGTCCTCTCGCTCCGCAGCCGCGCCCCCGCGCTCCACCGCGCCGGAAGTGGGCGCGGTGACCGCCGCAGCAGCGTCGGGGGAGGTGTCGGTCATGGCCCGCTCATTGTCCTTGCCCAACTGCCAAGCGTCGAGGAGTTCCGAAAAACCCCGCATTGTTGCTGCATTCGGCTCAACGCGACGCCCGCGGAGGCAAGAGATGAACGCTGGACGACGGGCCGGCTCGGACCCCGCGCGCCAGCACGATCTGGCGTCCTGCGCTGCGGCCATGACCGTAGGTCTCGCTGCGCGCCGAACCGCGATAGTGCGCCCAACGCGTGTGGGGATGGCGCAGCTTCAAGTATCCCGACAGTTCGGGGTCTCCGACCCAGACCAACCCTTCTTCTCGGTGACGCTTGCCCTCGGCCTGCAGCTTGTCGCGGAACCCACTCATCACTCCCGCCAAGAAGGTGAGACGCTCGCGATTGCTGCGAATCCCATGCTCGCGCTTGTGGTCCCGCCACAACGCGTCGGCAGTCCGCACCAGGTAGTCGAAGACGTAGGCGGCGAGCTCCAGGTTCTCCGGCGTGCCGCACACTTCGAGTACGTGGCCGCGCTTGCCCTCACGAGGCCGCCAGACCGGAACCCAAATCGCTTCGACGAAGAAGTGATCGCCCAGAATCACGGCCAAGATTCGCTTGTCTTCGAAGACGCGCCCCGAGGGCTCCCCGAGGTGGCGATAGCCGTAGCTACCCTGGCCCCGCGCCACCCATTCCAAGTTGTGCTTGAGCATCAGCCGCTGGGCGGCATTCATGGCGGCCTGGGCCTCGTTGAGGTTCGGGCTTTCCGCCAGAGACAGCAGCTTTGCCACGCGGCTCAGCGCGCGCGAGCGCTCCTCGTCGACCTGGGACTCCAGCGGGGGCCCACTTGCGCGCGCATCGAAGCCGCGCTCCTCGCAGACGCGACGAAAAGCCGGACCAT
The nucleotide sequence above comes from Polyangiaceae bacterium. Encoded proteins:
- a CDS encoding homocysteine S-methyltransferase family protein, which produces MSRPNIHELLQAAARQRILVIDGAMGTAIQGYKLTEADFRGERLANHGKDLKGNNDLIALSRPDVIERIHADYLEAGADIIETNTFSATRIAQADYDLESLAYDINLESARLARKVADRYSDQTPDKRRFVAGAIGPTNRALSMSPKVEDPGFRAVSFDQVRDAYAEQVRGLIDGGVDILLPETVFDTLNLKAAIVAIEEVFEEKGVVLPVMLSVTITDKSGRTLSGQTLDAFWTSVRHARPISVGINCALGAREMRPYMEELNRIADVLTSCYPNAGLPNAFGEYDEAPDDTGSLLKQFATDGLVNIVGGCCGTTPAHIRAIAEQVRGVEPRAVPELPAVTRYSGLETLTIDRNSNFIMVGERTNVTGSRRFARLVKEGDYNTALEVALDQVRGGANVIDINMDEAMLDSEAAMETFLRLVASEPEISRVPIMIDSSKWSVIEQGLKNVQGKAIVNSISLKEGEADFLDKAKKVRRYGAGVVVMAFDETGQAESADRKFEICKRAYSLLTEKAGFSPHDIIFDPNVFAVATGIEGHNRFALDF
- a CDS encoding metalloregulator ArsR/SmtB family transcription factor — protein: MASVDQTVSLLHLLGDTTRVRLLALLSREELTVAELTNITELPQSRVSTHLGRLREAGMLRDRRVGASTFYALNDAAMPSEARQVWGLVQDATQDAVLDADRTRCELLRKARETGSWPDSIAGEMERHYSPGRTWEATAHALLGFVSLGDLLDLGAGDGAIAQLLLPRCRSVTCLDRSEKMVAAAKRRFKGQRGVRLVVGDLVELPFERESFDHVLCSSVLTYVDEPARALSEAARVLRPGGRLVLTTLAAHSHLGVTEAYGHQHAGFSEAVLGDMLVGAGLGVHTCRVTSRERKKPYFEVITAYADKPSAASPHRSAKNGNGTRS
- a CDS encoding FHA domain-containing protein, producing the protein MAEDQDGNLRIPESLWEQLVTLAKDRGTDPYSLALLWLADAVAGSDPEPSPRAVPSSSAPASAPRRVTVAIGNVEYVVSTSRFIIGRGSSCDLSLDDEAVDAQHASVELEDGMPHLWDLGSKSGVYYGSQRVRRKAIADRDRFRLGSTEIEFRVR
- a CDS encoding DUF362 domain-containing protein is translated as MSEDSKPSRRRVIKWGGALVGATAIGGGTYVLKELRDRGYILRTPNGPPQPMPDHRVEFAATLPRFVIARGKDAAKNTLAALERMGGMKRFVAKGDRVVVKPNIGFDLGEHYAVTTSPVVVATVVRECLAAGAREVIVSDGPVKNLDAAFDKSGIRRAAREAGATVVTPAERDFVNTTLPGWGTWPVLEPYVQADKIINVPIVKHHGLAGTTIGMKAWFGAIGGMRPKLHKRIDEAVAGLAEMMRPTLTVVDATRALMRNGPGGGNLDDVRSFDTVAVSVDPVAIDAWASTLIKPRRKLGWLDLAQARGLGTRDFKSLSPVELSV
- the murE gene encoding UDP-N-acetylmuramyl-tripeptide synthetase — encoded protein: MRVVGITGTNGKTTTTSLLAHVVRCAGEPAARVTTLGSWIDDEQLSDQTDVDAFFRCLERARDAGARTLILEITSKALAEGFAHHYPVQVAVLTSFSRDHLDYHGSPEQYLAAKAQLFATMDPSGVAVLPRDGEAGALIAELVPGGAEKKWFSRREADANCVRIAGSEVSWQGTHVRLEDSALARDLGLAHSLRLHGDHFAEDAVAAALAARALGYSREVLGTALASFAGVPGRFELVGQDPPVVVDYAHTPDALERTLTVARQLAGASPVIVVFGCGGERDREKRPQMGEVAARLAHVTILTSDNPRSESADDITAQIAAGAMAAGAVEEDLEALRRMDPAVLDRPRVVAQGDRRKAIAAAISLGRTWNKGVVIIAGKGHEKVQWIGSTSHPFDDVRVARSILEGPSQHEGPG
- a CDS encoding serine/threonine-protein kinase is translated as MTDTSPDAAAAVTAPTSGAVERGGAAAEREDAELDPAEALVGATLAERYRVNELLGTGGMGAVYRAEHVHMKKSVAVKVLHREMTYLPEVVARFEREAVAAARIEHPNVAGATDFGRLPDGAFYLVLEYVEGTSLRQLIKDHGVLPVPLALHIARQMADGLAAAHAADVVHRDLKPDNVMLIEREGDPYFVKLLDFGIAKVTTDAEGPALTQLGSVFGTPEYMSPEQAAGTPVDQRSDLYTLGIMLYEMLCGQTPFDDDDLVVVLTRQMTMEPAPLPPSVPASVQALVARLLLKDPDQRIGSAMDLVQRIDGLLLGTPEPVAVSPPMPPLTPSPPSAAAHSVQYGDTVLSLARPPVHAAALPARRGIAASLEPLLQRMPALARRIPVGGHPVPLYGLIGAGAAILLVGFFLVVSAAVAGRRVAAGDARSATAARVAPPPNVKAHIDRAKTGDRQAIAALQARPETERTAPEWYALGRGLAVSGHVKDGLVAYQKALALDPALANDSALLKDVLRAAETPATVNQALDLGVASLGANGADLVYEVYQRTRGRGELAVVSKAAKAQLEGAALRAKASPALLVVLDLNKARGCAAIKPVIARAAKQADARASTKLKALSARRGCGFFGMGDCYSCLRGNSDLSDAIKRAGATPAPRF
- a CDS encoding DUF2786 domain-containing protein, which translates into the protein MEPPSDNLGAELERLALRAARANYRELNTNFFAGSLRMPVFAWSDVSSRLGRWVGAERTLELSRRLLSHHEWGVLVEVLKHEMAHQFVDENLGFHAEPEHGPAFRRVCEERGFDARASGPPLESQVDEERSRALSRVAKLLSLAESPNLNEAQAAMNAAQRLMLKHNLEWVARGQGSYGYRHLGEPSGRVFEDKRILAVILGDHFFVEAIWVPVWRPREGKRGHVLEVCGTPENLELAAYVFDYLVRTADALWRDHKREHGIRSNRERLTFLAGVMSGFRDKLQAEGKRHREEGLVWVGDPELSGYLKLRHPHTRWAHYRGSARSETYGHGRSAGRQIVLARGVRAGPSSSVHLLPPRASR